A part of Sinorhizobium chiapasense genomic DNA contains:
- a CDS encoding DUF899 domain-containing protein produces MTTPAENGRKDAQPAMHTPAVVSPDAWEAARQKLLVKEKAQTRARDALAAERRRMPWMAVTKDYVFEGPAGKVSLADLFDGRHQLIVYRAFYEPGVFGWPEQACRGCSMVADQVAHVAHLNARDTTLVFVSRAPQADIKRLRERMGWEMPWFTIIDSFDADFGVDEWHGTNVFYRDGDRVFRTYFVNNRGDEQMGSTWNYLDITPLGRQEVWEDSPEGYPQTPTYKWWNWHDSYVADAAPDKKWVEVSDAGEAAMRNKDADKK; encoded by the coding sequence ATGACTACACCAGCCGAGAACGGACGGAAAGACGCACAGCCTGCCATGCACACGCCAGCGGTCGTATCGCCCGATGCGTGGGAGGCGGCCCGGCAGAAGCTGCTGGTCAAGGAAAAGGCCCAGACCCGCGCCCGTGATGCGCTCGCCGCCGAGCGCCGGCGCATGCCGTGGATGGCGGTGACGAAGGACTACGTGTTCGAGGGGCCCGCGGGCAAGGTCAGCCTCGCCGACCTTTTCGACGGCCGGCACCAGTTGATCGTCTACCGCGCCTTCTACGAGCCGGGCGTGTTCGGCTGGCCCGAGCAAGCCTGCCGCGGCTGCTCGATGGTGGCCGACCAGGTGGCCCACGTCGCGCACCTCAACGCCCGCGACACGACGCTCGTTTTCGTCTCGCGCGCACCCCAGGCGGACATCAAGCGGCTGAGGGAGCGGATGGGCTGGGAGATGCCGTGGTTCACCATAATCGACAGCTTCGACGCCGATTTCGGCGTTGACGAATGGCACGGCACCAACGTGTTCTACCGCGACGGCGACCGCGTCTTTCGCACCTATTTCGTCAACAACCGCGGCGACGAGCAGATGGGCAGCACCTGGAACTACCTCGACATCACGCCGCTCGGCCGGCAGGAGGTCTGGGAGGACTCGCCCGAGGGCTATCCCCAGACCCCGACCTACAAGTGGTGGAACTGGCACGACAGCTACGTCGCGGACGCAGCACCCGACAAGAAATGGGTCGAGGTGTCGGACGCGGGCGAGGCGGCGATGCGGAACAAGGACGCGGACAAGAAGTGA